A single genomic interval of Lathyrus oleraceus cultivar Zhongwan6 chromosome 7, CAAS_Psat_ZW6_1.0, whole genome shotgun sequence harbors:
- the LOC127104375 gene encoding uncharacterized protein LOC127104375 has translation MENCWALKYKVQELLDSKAIQFTPDNGPNVIQNPKPAHVGPTINVVGEGESMNLIMDVNVVSTPLPCVKSYLIQNGIFPGCSPDCCECQNQPEGCVSLKIRIQNLISEGILQCDRIVKEEKVEEKDVAVISIPYTPANIQAPVRPTPLTITLTCPIFYSSENHMPWHYGSYVYYHGVKQEGKLSEDKPSEDTSLNVDNFAGTRRITRSGRVYSPQNVQDNVDAFAKSKVPGTSSSQEVEELLRLIRKSDYKVIDHLIQTTSKVSILSLLLCTEAHMNALMKLLSYAFVLQNITVNQLEGVVASISADNDLSFTDFDLPPEGRNHKKALHISMECKGTTLSRGLVDTRSSLNVLPKSALMKIDYAGVELHPSDLIVRDFDGSRRAVFGEVDLPVKIGPQVFGATFFVRDIHPAYCCFLGCPWIRGAGIVTSTLHHKMKNFATT, from the exons ATGGAGAATTGTTGGGCCCTTAAATATAAGGTGCAAGAATTATTGGATTCTAAGGCCATTCAGTTCACCCCGGATAATGGACCGAATGTTATTCAAAATCCGAAGCCAGCTCATGTCGGACCTACAATTAATGTTGTGGGAGAGGGTGAGAGTATGAATTTGATCATGGATGTGAATGTGGTGTCTACTCCTCTTCCATGTGTTAAGAGTTACCTGATCCAAAATGGTATTTTTCCTGGGTGTTCCCCAGATTGTTGTGAGTGCCAGAATCAGCCTGAGGGATGTGTTAGCTTGAAGATTAGGATTCAGAATTTGATAAGTGAAGGTATTCTACAGTGTGACAGGATCGTGAAAGAAGAGAAAGTTGAAGAGAAAGATGTGGCGGTAATTTCTATTCCATATACTCCTGCGAATATTCAAGCGCCTGTTAGGCCTACTCCCTTGACAATCACGTTGACTTGTCCTATTTTTTACTCCAGCGAGAATCATATGCCTTGGCATTATGGGTCATATGTTTATTACCATGGAGTAAAGCAAGAAGGGAAGCTTTCTGAAGACAAACCAAGTGAAGACACAAGTTTGAATGTTGACAACTTTGCCGGTACAAGAAGAATTACCAGAAGTGGTAGGGTATATTCTCCACAAAACGTCCAAGATAATGTTGATGCCTTCGCGAAATCCAAGG TACCTGGAACTTCCTCGTCTCAAGAAGTTGAAGAGTTATTGAGATTAATCAGGAAAAGTGACTACAAAGTGATAGATCATCTAATCCAGACGACGTCTAAAGTTTCAATATTGTCCTTGTTGTTGTGTACTGAAGCTCACATGAATGCCCTGATGAAATTATTGAGTTATGCTTTTGTGCTGCAAAACATCACTGTCAACCAGTTAGAAGGGGTTGTGGCAAGTATTTCAGCTGATAACGATTTGAGTTTTACAGATTTTGATCTCCCTCCAGAAGGACGCAATCATAAGAAAGCCTTGCACATTTCTATGGAATGCAAAGGAACTACATTATCCCGTGGGTTGGTGGACACCAGATCATCGTTGAATGTGTTACCTAAGTCTGCCCTAATGAAGATTGACTATGCAGGAGTTGAATTACACCCAAGCGACTTGATAGTCCGGGATTTTGATGGGTCTCGAAGAGCTGTTTTTGGTGAGGTAGACCTACCTGTTAAAATTGGACCCCAAGTTTTTGGTGCGACATTCTTCGTCAGGGACATACATCCTGCATATTGTTGTTTTCTTGGATGCCCGTGGATTCGTGGGGCAGGCATTGTAACATCTACATTGCATCATAAAATGAAGAACTTCGCAACAACTTGA